A window of Syntrophaceae bacterium genomic DNA:
TGCAGCAGCTGTGGCAGGAGAAGGACGCCCGGATCGAGGCCCTTCTCGCAGAGGCAGGGTCGGGTTGACCAAGATCGGGGATCGAGAGGATGGAACGGGCAGGGCTGGGAGGCTTTGACTGGGGCAGGGGCCGATGGGAGAACGCCGCGGTCCCGCAGGCCCGGGCCGAGATCATCATCGCCTCGGACTGGGCCCCCATCCGCGCCTTCGACGGGATCGTCGCAGAGACGCCCGAGGCGGTCTACGGCGACCTGATGCCGGTTCTTCGCCGGTGCGACCTGCGCATCGTCAACCTGGAGTGCGCGCTCTCGGGGGACGCCGCCCCGGTCTGGAAGAGCGGCTCCGTCTTCAAGGGCCGCCCGGAGCACATCCGCGGGCTGACGTCGGTCCCCTTCGAGGCCGTCACGCTTGCGAACAATCACGTCTTCGATTACGGGCCGGAAGCCTTCAGGCAAACCCTGGAACTGCTCGAACGGCACTCCATCCGCACCGTCGGGGCGGGCATGTCCCCCGAGGAGGCCTGCCGGCCCCTCGTCCTCGAGGTGAGGGGGATCCGCATCGGGATCGTCAACTTCAGCGAGGGCGAGGACCTGACGGCCGCCGTCTCGGGCCCCGGCGTCTTCGGGTGGGACATCGGCGCCGTCACGGAGAGCGTCCGCGCCGTCCGGCCCGGCGTGGACATCGTCCTGGTCGTCTGCCACGGCGGGGTCGAGTACATCCCCTTCCCGCCGCCCTATCTTGCGGCGGCCTTCGGCCGCATCGCCTCGGCCGGGGCCGATCTCATCGTCTGCCATCACGCCCACGTCCCGCAGGGGATCCAGTTCGCAGGCGGCGTGCCCGTCTGCTACAGCCTGGGGAACTTCGTCTTCTGGCAGGAGACGGACCTGCTCTACCGCAAGCTGGGATACCTGGTGAAGGCCGGTGTTGCGCGGGAGGGGCTCTCGCACATCGAGATCGTTCCCTACGACATCGGGCCCGATAGTCTCCGGCTGCTCCGGGGCGCTGAATCGGCGGGGTTCTTCGAAGCCCTGAAAAAGGTCACGCTGCCGCTCGCGGAGCGGAACGGCATAGCCGATGCCTGGCACGGGTATCTGCGATATTACGGCATCAAGGGCTTCCGCGACGAGATCGCGATGATCTTGGCCCGGATGGATCAGGAGCCCGCCAAGGGCGCAGCCATGATGCGCAACCGCATCGCAACCATGCAGCACCGGGAGCTCTGGGTCGACGCGATGACGCGGATCATGGAGGGGAGCATCGACGAAGCGCCCCAGTGGGCCTACGACCTGGCCGTCGAGTGGCTCACCCGGAAGCGGCCTGCGCGGGGAGCGCGGTGAGATGAGCGCCGTTGCGACGAAAGAGCATCTTTCGCTGCTCATCGCCGACTCGGGCATGGGCGGCCTCTCGATTTGCGCGGACATCGTCAGGGGCCTGCAGGCGAAAGGGGGGGGCCGCTCCGTGTCCCTGACCTACTTCAACGCCTGGCCGGAACAGGACCGCGGCTACAACCGCCTGCCCGGGATGGCCGAGCGCATCCGCGTCTTTGACCGGGCCCTCTCGGCCATGCTGCGCTTCGGGCCCGACCGGATCCTGATTGCCTGCAACACCCTCTCGGCGCTCTATCCCGACACACCCTTCAGCCGGCGGGCCCCCGTGCCGGTGACGGACATCATCGGGTTCGCCGTCGATCTGATGCACGCGTACCTGAGCGCACGGGCGGAGGGCCGCGTCATCCTCCTCGGCACGCCGACCACCGTCGAGGCGGGCACCCACCGGGCGCGCCTCGTCGACCGGGGCATCGACCCGGGCCGCATCGTCTGCCAGCCCTGCGACCGGCTCGCCGGGGAGATCGAAAAGGCGCCCGAGGGCGCAACCGTCCGGGCCATGATCGAGGACTGCGTGGGACAGGCCGCAGGGAGAATCACGGACAGGCGCCTGCCCGTGGCGGCCGCCCTGTGCTGCACGCACTACGGGTACAGCCGGCGCCTCTTCGAGGAGGCCCTGCAGGCCCGCTTCGAAGGCCCCGTCGAGATCCTCGACCCCAACCGGGCGATGAGCGAGGGGGTGCTTGCCGAATTTCCCGCCCGGGGCGGGGGGGAGGTCCGCATCGACCTGCAGGTCGTCTCGCGGATCGCCTGGAGCGGGGAGAAGATCGGGGCGATCGCGCGCCTGCTGGAGGCGGCGTCGCCCCTGACGGCGCACGCATTGAGAACATACC
This region includes:
- a CDS encoding CapA family protein, which translates into the protein MERAGLGGFDWGRGRWENAAVPQARAEIIIASDWAPIRAFDGIVAETPEAVYGDLMPVLRRCDLRIVNLECALSGDAAPVWKSGSVFKGRPEHIRGLTSVPFEAVTLANNHVFDYGPEAFRQTLELLERHSIRTVGAGMSPEEACRPLVLEVRGIRIGIVNFSEGEDLTAAVSGPGVFGWDIGAVTESVRAVRPGVDIVLVVCHGGVEYIPFPPPYLAAAFGRIASAGADLIVCHHAHVPQGIQFAGGVPVCYSLGNFVFWQETDLLYRKLGYLVKAGVAREGLSHIEIVPYDIGPDSLRLLRGAESAGFFEALKKVTLPLAERNGIADAWHGYLRYYGIKGFRDEIAMILARMDQEPAKGAAMMRNRIATMQHRELWVDAMTRIMEGSIDEAPQWAYDLAVEWLTRKRPARGAR